A part of Halictus rubicundus isolate RS-2024b chromosome 4, iyHalRubi1_principal, whole genome shotgun sequence genomic DNA contains:
- the LOC143353185 gene encoding uncharacterized protein LOC143353185, protein MPTKCCFLCASDEGVFLDITTENKQTFCTQFKICSLVKAPTSDQLPTKICHKCAYELNQCSTFLKKYKKAANQKNYNRKKCCSLCFEQTDKEYTFDLKKENTLQLKSIDKIQQILTDESDIVQENNILVCLSCRYTVDVLCDLKNLSNGIASKLDSKIEEDIDYSSFPKVKTTVISRKTTITESARATLIPRQNIDSDSDTMTRTRSKAKLSNKVSVKSGEQACKECHSPITVDSDAHKNEKTGQTVCKVCWEKSRLNAKDIEAQNPAETKVCKVFLEDVLSQTAAQKGKQKTIVLSSDTDSDTRKQAEKRSIRSANINDSDNKDVPNKKAKRSAKETVKEREPSLRTKRVSTRTTRSRKAIANNKHVIQSSDTDTSLSSNKVKRLKGPLTKHKKVTGSSLSDADVEIKRDRKRLKSILTRNSSTRGSDANDESSTDDGGSKKKKLRFKNDSPIYIDLTVMSEGNERPRRNAVKRSVSNAEKVTKLASVKKPPQKSEVEDKADSLIEEEIKTYSCEECGVNYENRLVFLTHKLTHCKQPRLELEKVTIESKPNAVSQDTKEAADEQSEDQLEAIRITVDDDEEEAELESSNLDSSADANLSTSSLVEKVAASPEKETPKDTVDTEIPSKELDNDQPTEKDDTDRKSLRDQRSRSLSTDKANAENVSELVEEENVEDISLTNIEDDQEEEEGEEEKEVGRESERKEKAQDGEVADSVDPIAGAVEEEKEAEKLDKEKPKETISDEKLGDDAGGVLSEDVDVDKLDSSQKIEADRTQGEAKLDSTDASEEKNDTALFEKSEENQVEEKERRNSSDAPEENLKDKEQLELSDKSEANLAEDKPDSSDKSEEVRLNEKDKTDSSDRSEERRVTRTNRSVSFATLEEEGKQDSRENSREKSSSPGKSEKRRSPRRSKSSPIARLEEDKRESSETPEETDKLGSPARSEERKSTRKTRSSMFAKIEEDKQDCPEKPEEKDKLGSPAKCVERKSPRKSKSGLIERIKEDKEESPEKPEEEDECGSPDESEEKKVTRSSKSNLFGKSEEKDKQDSSEKSKDKPVSSEKLDKDESEEKTTDKDESEEKTTEKDESEEKTTDKEDVIVEINDDDSLDSVKEVCQNECNSEVDADDAEEVQVVETNDNTSDVEEVCEQKDDDDSHDDEEVQFVETNCSEEPSDRKRNDAQRNGEDVVEVEVCTQPMPTSDSADVAAEIMQEVLDLASTEIQKRQDGGEIGGGNDSDDEETLENISREVQNGGDTRP, encoded by the exons ATGCCAACAAAATGCTGTTTTCTCTGTGCGAGCGACGAAGGTGTTTTCTTGGATATTACGACTGAAAATAAACAAACGTTTTGTACACAATTCAAGATTTGTTCATTGGTTAAG GCGCCCACATCTGACCAGTTACCAACTAAAATTTGCCACAAATGTGCGTATGAATTAAATCAGTGCagcacatttttaaaaaagtacaaAAAAGCTGCAAATCAAAAAAATTACAATCGGAAAAAGTGTTGCAGTTTATGTTTTGAACAGACAGACAAAGAGTACACTTTCgatcttaagaaagaaaatactttaCAGCTTAAATCCATTGATAAAATACAACAAATCCTGACCGATGAA AGCGATATAGTTCAGGAAAACAACATTCTTGTTTGTTTGTCTTGCCGATACACGGTGGATGTACTTtgtgatttaaaaaatttgtccaATGGAATAGCATCGAAATTGGACAGCAAAATCGAGGAAGATATAGATTATTCAAGTTTTCCAAAG GTGAAGACAACTGTCATCAGTCGCAAAACTACAATCACAGAGTCTGCGAGAGCAACATTGATACCAAGGCAAAATATAGACAGCGATTCTGACACTATGACACGTACAAGGTCTAAGGCTAAATTGAGCAATAAGGTCAGTGTAAAGTCAGGCGAACAAGCCTGCAAAGAATGTCACAGCCCTATTACAGTTGATAGCGACGCTCACAAAAATGAGAAAACAGGTCAGACTGTGTGCAAAGTTTGTTGGGAGAAGAGTCGTTTGAACGCGAAAGACATTGAAGCACAGAATCCGGCTGAAACAAAAGTTTGTAAAGTTTTCCTTGAAGATGTGTTGAGTCAAACGGCAGCGCAGAAAGGAAAACAGAAGACTATTGTGCTGAGCAGCGATACAGACAGTGACACCAGAAAGCAGGCTGAGAAACGTTCGATTAGATCAGCGAATATTAATGATTCTGACAACAAAGATGTACCAAATAAAAAAGCAAAACGTAGCGCGAAAGAAACGGTGAAGGAACGAGAGCCGTCACTGCGAACCAAGCGTGTTTCAACTAGGACGACGCGCAGTCGAAAAGCCATTGCTAACAATAAACACGTTATTCAGAGCTCCGATACAGATACTTCTTTGAGCAGCAACAAAGTCAAGAGACTCAAGGGTCCTCTAACTAAACATAAAAAGGTAACCGGTTCATCCTTGTCCGACGCGGACGTTGAAATCAAACGTGACCGTAAACGATTGAAGAGCATTCTGACCAGGAACAGCTCTACAAGGGGTTCGGACGCTAATGACGAATCCTCGACCGACGATGGCGggtcgaaaaagaaaaagctaAGATTCAAAAACGATTCGCCCATATACATCGACTTGACGGTCATGTCCGAAGGGAACGAAAGGCCCAGAAGAAACGCGGTGAAACGAAGCGTCTCCAACGCGGAGAAGGTCACGAAACTGGCCTCGGTGAAGAAGCCGCCACAGAAATCGGAAGTCGAGGACAAGGCCGACTCTCTCATCGAAGAAGAGATTAAAACGTACTCCTGCGAGGAGTGCGGAGTTAATTATGAAAACAGACTTGTATTCTTGACGCATAAATTAACGCACTGCAAGCAACCGAGACTCGAGTTGGAGAAGGTGACCATCGAGAGTAAACCGAACGCGGTGTCGCAAGACACGAAAGAAGCGGCAGACGAGCAATCTGAGGATCAGTTGGAAGCCATCAGGATCACGGTggacgacgacgaagaggaaGCAGAGTTGGAGTCGAGTAATTTAGACAGCAGCGCTGATGCAAATTTGAGCACAAGTTCTCTCGTGGAAAAGGTTGCCGCCTCTCCCGAAAAGGAGACACCGAAGGATACCGTTGACACAGAGATTCCCTCGAAAGAACTCGACAATGACCAGCCAACCGAAAAAGACGACACAGACAGAAAGAGTTTACGAGATCAGAGGAGCAGAAGTCTGAGCACCGACAAAGCCAACGCCGAGAACGTCTCGGAACTGGTAGAAGAAGAAAACGTCGAGGATATTTCTTTAACCAACATCGAAGATgatcaagaagaagaagaaggagaagaagagaaggAAGTCGGTCGAGAAAGTGAGAGAAAAGAGAAGGCACAAGACGGAGAAGTTGCTGACTCCGTAGATCCGATAGCGGGCGCGGTTgaggaagaaaaagaagctGAAAAACTGGACAAGGAAAAGCCGAAAGAAACTATCAGCGACGAGAAACTCGGAGATGATGCCGGTGGAGTTCTCAGCGAAGATGTCGACGTGGATAAATTGGATTCTTCCCAAAAAATTGAAGCAGACAGGACCCAAGGAGAAGCCAAGTTGGATTCTACCGATGCATCTGAAGAGAAAAACGACACTGCGTTGTTTGAAAAATCCGAGGAGAATCAAGTcgaggagaaagagaggcgCAACTCTTCAGATGCCCCCGAAGAAAATCTCAAAGACAAAGAACAGTTAGAACTCTCTGATAAATCCGAAGCGAATCTGGCCGAGGACAAACCCGATTCTTCCGATAAGTCTGAAGAGGTTCGGCTCAACGAGAAGGATAAGACAGATTCCTCCGACAGATCTGAAGAAAGAAGGGTCACAAGGACGAACAGATCTGTTTCCTTTGCGACACTCGAGGAGGAGGGTAAGCAGGATTCTCgtgagaattctcgagaaaagTCTAGTTCCCCTGGCAAGTCTGAAAAGAGAAGGTCGCCGAGAAGAAGCAAGTCGAGTCCTATCGCGAGATTAGAAGAAGACAAGCGAGAATCCTCCGAGACACCCGAGGAAACGGACAAATTGGGTTCTCCTGCTAGAtccgaagagagaaagagcacgAGGAAGACTAGATCCAGTATGTTTGCGAAGATTGAAGAAGACAAGCAAGACTGTCCTGAAAAACCCGAGGAAAAGGACAAGTTGGGTTCTCCTGCTAAATGCGTGGAGAGAAAGAGCCCGAGGAAGAGTAAATCCGGTTTGATCGAGAGGATTAAGGAGGACAAGGAAGAATCTCCCGAGAAACCCGAAGAGGAGGACGAGTGTGGTTCCCCGGACGAGTCCGAGGAGAAAAAGGTCACGAGAAGTAGTAAATCGAATCTTTTTGGGAAATCCGAAGAGAAGGATAAGCAGGATTCTTCCGAGAAATCCAAAGACAAGCCGGTTTCTTCGGAGAAACTCGACAAAGATGAAAGCGAAGAGAAGACAACCGACAAAGATGAAAGCGAAGAGAAGACAACCGAGAAAGATGAAAGCGAAGAGAAGACAACCGACAAAGAGGACGTAATTGTTGAAATTAACGACGACGATAGCTTGGACAGTGTCAAGGAGGTTTGTCAGAATGAGTGTAACAGCGAGGTCGATGCCGACGATGCGGAAGAAGTGCAAGTGGTGGAGACTAATGACAACACGAGTGACGTCGAGGAAGTATGCGAGCAAaaggacgacgacgacagccATGACGACGAGGAGGTACAGTTCGTGGAGACCAATTGCTCTGAGGAGCCCAGCGATAGGAAGAGGAACGACGCTCAAAGAAACGGCGAAGACGTCGTGGAAGTGGAAGTTTGCACGCAACCGATGCCAACGTCCGATTCCGCGGACGtggctgccgagattatgcaagAAGTCCTCGATCTGGCAAGTACGGAGATACagaagcgacaagatggcggcgaGATCGGCGGTGGAAACGACTCCGACGACGAGGAAACGTTAGAGAATATATCGCGGGAAGTACAAAATGGCGGCGATACGAGGCCTTGA